Part of the Chitinophagales bacterium genome is shown below.
ACTGATTTATACAGCAAAGAGGTTCCATGGTTTGAAAAAGGATATACTCCCTTAGAGATTTCCGTTGAGTTTATTGAAAATATTAGAAACGCTGCAACCGACTTTATATCTAGTAGAGTAAAAGATATCACTTCAAAGCCACTAACTAACTTGGAAGACTATCACAAGCTTATTAGCACTAACGAAACGCATCTTGAAATTATCAAAAAAATCGGTAAGCTTTTGGATACTGAGCTTTTAGGAATAAACACGGCTTATTTAACCCAGGAAGTGAAGCGGGTATGTAAAATTGATGCTGATATTAGTTGTAAAAATGTATGTGATATAAGGATATTTAGGCCTTACCGAGGTGATATGATGGATAATAATCCATTGCATAGAGATACCTGGCTAAAGCCCTTGAATAATTGTTTAAATGTTTATATACCACTGGCCGGAAGTAATGAATTGAGTTCTTTGAGTTTAATTCCAGGAAGTCATCTATGGAAAGGGAGGGAGGTAGAAAGAACCAAAACCAACGCATATTATAACAATATTCAGTATGGACTTCCCTCTGTATCTAATATTTCGAGAGACTATGAGATTGTTAGACCTGAGTTAAAACAAAATGAAATCCTTATATTCTCCTCAAATATAATTCATGGTGGGGCTGTTAATTTAAATGAAGATTTAACCAGGGTTTCAATAGAAATAAGATTTTGGGAAAATTAATTTTGCATTGTTTGCTAAACATATTTTCATTCGACATTCCTCAATTAATTTATTATCTTAATCATTCGATTCACACAAATAGGCGTTGGGTTATTTTAATTACATGATTTATGGCTAAAATAGTATTTATTCAAGATATTGTATACGAATACTTTGGGGTAATGTATATCAGTTCGTACATTAAACAATACGGACATGAATGTGAAGTTATAATTGAATATGAAGATAAAGATTGGTTGTCTAAATTAGTTGAATTAAACCCTGATATAGTTGCTTTTTCAGTACTTTCAGGCAGCTATAAATGGGCTATTGAAAAAGCTGGAATTATTAAAAGCCAGTTAAATAAGCCTATTGTTTTTGGAGGTGTCCATGTTTTTTTAAATCCGGAAAAGACAATTAAAGAGGGGCCTGTAGATATAATTTGTACCGGTGAAGGAGAGGTTCCGGTTAAAGAATTGTGTGATTCAATAGATAAAGGTGAAATAGATACTACATTGCCGGGCTTTTGGTTTAAAAAGCAAAATGGAGAGCTTATTAAAAACAAAGGTGCTCAACTTATTAATGAACTGGATACAATCCCATTTGCTGACAGATCAATTTATTGGAAATACTCCAAAATTGCCAATAGGGATACTATTCCCATGTTGGGAAGTCGCGGTTGTCCTTATACTTGTGCCTATTGTTTTATCCCTTCCGCTAAAAAAGTATTTGATGGACTCGGTAAATTTGTAAGACAAAGAAGTGCTGAGAATATTCTTGATGAAATTGAACAATGCATTGAATTATCTCCGCATAAGGAGAGTATTCATTTTGTTGAAGATCATTTTGGCAATAACCGAAGCTTGGCTCTAAAAGTATTGAAAGGTTTGTCCAATATTAAAAATGGCCAAT
Proteins encoded:
- a CDS encoding phytanoyl-CoA dioxygenase family protein, with protein sequence MKYKINSKVFDLNINQETINDSSIDFSHTDLYSKEVPWFEKGYTPLEISVEFIENIRNAATDFISSRVKDITSKPLTNLEDYHKLISTNETHLEIIKKIGKLLDTELLGINTAYLTQEVKRVCKIDADISCKNVCDIRIFRPYRGDMMDNNPLHRDTWLKPLNNCLNVYIPLAGSNELSSLSLIPGSHLWKGREVERTKTNAYYNNIQYGLPSVSNISRDYEIVRPELKQNEILIFSSNIIHGGAVNLNEDLTRVSIEIRFWEN
- a CDS encoding radical SAM protein is translated as MAKIVFIQDIVYEYFGVMYISSYIKQYGHECEVIIEYEDKDWLSKLVELNPDIVAFSVLSGSYKWAIEKAGIIKSQLNKPIVFGGVHVFLNPEKTIKEGPVDIICTGEGEVPVKELCDSIDKGEIDTTLPGFWFKKQNGELIKNKGAQLINELDTIPFADRSIYWKYSKIANRDTIPMLGSRGCPYTCAYCFIPSAKKVFDGLGKFVRQRSAENILDEIEQCIELSPHKESIHFVEDHFGNNRSLALKVLKGLSNIKNGQLKWLGAIRVERFNKEEYVAELAQTNHGVLGIAVECGDEKLRNEVLKREVTNKEILEAARLAKKYGIKFTTLNMLGLPGETFEQAVKTLDFNIEIAPLYANCYVYHPYPGTELQKYSVEHNLLDETVVDNLGLSFYDRYWKNNKELNKIINLQRVFGLVVKFPVLKKPLVHLARNNWRISVDLIFGIYYMWYLMYYYRLTPSQVSQIAMIWIRSRFSSSKYHPSHESIKQGEGQLYPSLKKD